From one Montipora capricornis isolate CH-2021 chromosome 10, ASM3666992v2, whole genome shotgun sequence genomic stretch:
- the LOC138018876 gene encoding sodium-dependent glucose transporter 1A-like translates to MSCELSTMHRKHWLSLFIAAFLRRVMSGCTVHFIVNRSNSKTTGEYGWISLFNRAKSEQTSTAVAMAETLRAWDDEEDEVVEFMQGKKDRSRQNTNGSSSLPSVGTSRPVARYSPSTVRCAKTLCLYTSFFGLGMCVAIIGPTLLELQCHTGAKLEQMSFAFTSRSIGYLIGSMIGGWLYDKYNGHIVLAVSCLWGTLMMLVLPYVTSIYGLVIVIGLLGIGLGSLDTGGNVLLLNTWRKKSRPYMQGLHFLFALGAFVAPLIVQPFLQDSCHPLECTQSSNGVNRSTSIDAGNARNNCMSNNNSTSDETIPVTWAYWIGCSPLAITGIGFLIFVLNKSCSPQESEIQEEEPSKVKHGSLIYRIIILSLFSMFLLLYVGFEVAYGGYIFTFGRTVEHAMDKDSAAFLTSAFWGSFALARLASVPISKYLRPTHMLSIDMAGFLLGSIVLLSQLKDGDCKASDSTKLWVGTVVLGMSMASVFPSSINWAEYFVNVSGRTASILLVASSCGEMLVPFAVGNTIGEIVGPCALMACAMVISVLVLVIFLMILCAGRHFKQKTAYAGMLYQRNQKQEEERKQRQPADEVLELLQQNNELFNNGDGEMTM, encoded by the exons ATGTCTTGTGAACTTTCTACGATGCACAGGAAACATTGGCTATCACTTTTCATTGCTGCGTTTTTACGACGTGTAATGTCTGGTTGTACGGTTCATTTTATCGTTAACAGAAGCAACTCTAAGACCACTGGAGAATATGGCTGGATTAGCCTCTTCAACCGTGCAAAGAGCGAGCAAACCTCCACGGCAGTCGCAATGGCCGAAACTCTCCGCGCTTGGGATGACGAGGAGGATGAGGTCGTTGAGTTTATGCAGGGCAAGAAAGACAGGAGCAGACAAAATACAAACGGATCTTCTTCTCTCCCCAGTGTTGGCACCAGCAGACCTGTAGCGAGATATTCCCCATCGACTGTGAGATGCGCCAAGACACTTTGTCTTTATACCAGTTTTTTTGGCTTG GGAATGTGTGTGGCCATCATAGGACCCACCCTACTGGAGCTGCAATGCCATACTGGTGCCAAACTTGAGCAAATGTCATTTGCATTTACCTCTCGCTCTATTGGTTACCTGATAGGGAGCATGATTGGTGGATGGCTGTATGACAAGTACAATGGTCACATTGTTTTGGCGGTGTCCTGTCTCTGGGGCACTCTCATGATGTTGGTTTTACCCTATGTCACGTCGATTTATGGACTAGTAATTGTTATTGGACTATTGGGAATAGGTCTTGGATCTCTTGACACAG GTGGAAATGTACTGCTTCTCAATACGTGGAGGAAGAAATCAAGGCCATATATGCAGGGTCTACACTTCTTGTTTGCCTTGGGTGCTTTTGTTGCACCACTCATAGTCCAGCCTTTCCTTCAAGACAGCTGTCATCCACTTGAGTGTACCCAAAGTAGCAATGGCGTAAACAGAAGTACCTCAATTGATGCGGGTAATGCCAGAAATAACTGTATGAGTAATAATAACTCGACTAGTGATGAAACCATACCTGTAACATGGGCCTATTGGATTGGCTGTAGTCCTCTTGCCATCACTGGCATTGGATTCCTCATATTTGTCTTGAACAAATCTTGCAGTCCGCAGGAAAGTGAGATACAGGAGGAGGAACCTTCAAAGGTCAAGCACGGCAGTTTGATTTACAGAATCATAATTCTCTCCCTATTTTCCATGTTCCTACTCCTTTATGTAGGTTTTGAGGTTGCATATGGCGGATACATCTTCACTTTTGGCAGAACTGTAGAGCATGCAATGGACAAAGACAGTGCGGCATTCTTAACGTCTGCATTCTGGGGCAGCTTTGCCTTAGCGCGCCTTGCTTCTGTACCAATATCAAAGTATCTCAGACCAACACATATGCTTAGCATAGACATGGCAGGCTTCTTATTGGGTTCAATAGTGCTATTGTCACAGTTGAAAGACGGTGACTGCAAAGCATCAGACAGTACAAAGCTATGGGTTGGGACTGTGGTTCTAGGCATGTCAATGGCATCTGTGTTCCCTTCAAGTATAAATTGGGCAGAGTATTTTGTGAATGTATCTGGCAGGACAGCATCCATTTTATTAGTAGCTTCAAGTTGTGGAGAAATGCTTGTTCCTTTTGCAGTGGGGAACACAATCGGAGAAATTGTGGGACCTTGTGCACTGATGGCCTGTGCTATGGTGATCAGTGTGTTAGTTCTTGTGATATTTCTCATGATTCTGTGTGCAGGGCGGCACTTTAAGCAAAAAACCGCGTATGCTGGAATGCTTTATCAACGAAATCAAAAGCAGGAGGAGGAACGCAAACAACGCCAGCCTGCAGATGAGGTCCTTGAGCTTTTGCAGCAGAACAATGAATTGTTTAATAACGGCGATGGTGAAATGACAATGTAA